In Methanocella sp., the DNA window GCCCGAAAAGTACTATATTCTGACACTTGAGCAGTATCTTTCACTTATCAATAGCGAGAAGGTCGGGGATTGTTACAGCGCGTTGCAGCACCTGTCCATGAGCGAGCATTTCCGGGATAAGAAGATCATCGTGCGGACCAACGTGGCGGAATTGATCCGTGAGCGGTATCATGTTTCCAGACGCGCTTTTTATGCCGCGAACCGGTTCATAGAGTTCACGCCCCAGACCACGCTGGATGTCGAAGGACCATAAGATCTATTCTTTCCCAAGCGACCGGGCAAAGTCGATCGACTTACACATCTGCCCGGTATTCGTCTTGATAACGTCTACATGGACCTCGCCCTTATCGACGTTGAGCATGAAGATGGTCGGGTCGGCCATGCGGGGAAAAATAGGGCTCCCCGGGCAGAGTAAAAGCACATCGGTCTGGTCGATGACCGGGCTATGGAGGTGGCCATAGATAAGGACTTTCACGCCCATCTCCAGCGCCAGGTAGCGCATGTTGGTCACGTCGGTGCCATAGCGGCCTTTATGCACTACGCCGATGCGGACGCCTTCGGCGTCAAACGTCACGCTCTCGGGCAGCGTCTTTTTGAGTTCCTCGTCGTCGCTGTTGCCGTAGATCGCGATCAGGCGCTTCGACCCGGCTTTTACCGCCTCGTACACCGCCGTAGTGATAAAGTCGCCCGCGTGGACCACCACGTCGGCGCCCGCGAGGATGTCCAGCAGTTCCTGCGGCATTTTTGCCCGCAGGTGGGTATCGGAAAGTACGGCGATCTTCATACACAGCCTCTAACGTCTATACAACAGCATTCAAGGCTAATAATGTTACGATAATTAGAAAAGACACACCCTTATTCCATGTGGAACTTCGAGCCCGGCGCCTTGCACTTGGGGCACTCCTTGGGGCAGCACGTGCCATGATGCTGGAAGGCCTCACATCCGGGCCGGCACAGGAACCTGTGCTCGTAGCCGCAAACTTCACAAACCCATTTTGGCATGATTGCTACATTATTCTGATAGGATAAATAGGTTTTGTTCGGTTAAGTCCGAACGATATTCCGGCCTTGGGGAGAGCTTATTACTTTCGCCCTGCACATCGTACCTATAAATATCTCAAAACATATAACCAATGAAGAATAACGTTCACCTGCCATGCCGCCTGCCTACGAGAAATTTTTCCCGAAGCCTTCCTTCTACCCGAACCAGAAGGAGGCCATGGACAAGATATACGACGCCTTACTGGCGGGCAGGCTCGTGCTCTTCGAGGGAGCGTGCGGCACCGGCAAGACGCTGTCGGCGCTGGCCCCGTCCCTGGCCATCGGCCGGGAAAAAAATAAAAAGGTCATCATCGCCACAAATGTTCACCAGCAGATGGAGCAGTTCATCCAGGAGGCCCGCGAGATCAAGGCGATCGCCGATATCAAGGTGGCCGTGGTCAAGGGCAAGACGCATATGTGCCCCCTGGAAAAGGACTATGACGAATGCAATCTTTTAAGGGAGAACACGTTTGAACTCCTGGAACTGGAACGGGATATAGGCACGCTAAAGCAGAAGGATAAGGAAGCGGCTAAGAAGCGCAACGACCAGAGTTTCGCCGACCTCCGGCACAGCATCGCCGGCGAGATCGCGGCCGGGCAGGATAGGATCGCGCTCCTTAAGAAACGCTCGTGCCCCTACCTCATGGCGGTCCTGAAGGAAGATAACGTCAACTTTCGGGACTGGCTTTTCAAGGGCGTGCGCAGCCCCGAGGACATTACTGACGAGGCGATGAAAAAGCAGCAATGCGGCTACGAGCTCCTGAAGCGCTACCTGAAGGAGGCGGAACTCATCATTTGTAACTATCACCACCTCCTTGACACCGATATCCGGACCCGGCTTCTAAGCTGGATGGGCTGCACGCTGTCCGACGTCATCCTGATATTCGACGAGGCCCATAACCTGGAGGCACAGGCGCGGTCGCATTCGTCGACGACGCTTTCCGAGAATATCGTCGAGCGGGCGCTTATGGAGGCCTCTTCTATTAAAACTCCCGTAAAGGAGAACGTCGAATACTTCCTGATGCTGCTGCATAAGACAGTCCAGGACGCATACCAGTCGAAAATAGGCTTCGGCGAAGCTATGTCACATGCCTGGTTCGACGTCACGATCCGGGACCCCCGGGGCACGGAGGACCTGGTTTCCGAAAAATTAAAGAGCGAGCTGAAGAAGCGCGGCATCGACATCATGAGCGTGTTGAGCGATGCCATCGACATCGGGCTTGACATCGACGAATCCTATAAAAAGGATTATAAGAGCGGCAAGAGCGAGACCCGGAGGACCTCCTCGCTGCTGGCTGTAGGCATCTTCATGATGACTTACCTGAAGAACGCGGGCGACGTGAACTACTATCCCGTGCTGCAGGTGCGCCGGAGCCGGGACGGCATGATCTACGGGCGCCTCGAGCTTTTCAGCTGTATTCCTACGGACGTGACCAAACCCATCATGGACGGGGCTTATTCTCTCGTGCTAATGTCCGCGACGCTGAAGCCTTTCGACATGGTGCGCTCGACGCTGGGCATCGAGCGGGATACGACCGAGATCAGCTTTGGCACGACGTTCCCGCCGGAGCGCCGGCGGACGCTCGCGGTGGACGTGCCGCCGCAGTTCGCCAAGAGCCGCTACCTGCCGGACATGGTGAAGACGCTTACGCGGCTGCTGGAGGATGTCATCAACGGCTCCGACGGCAATGTGCTCATCTTTTTCCCGAGCGCCTCCGAAGCATCGCGGTATAGCAAGCTATTGAAGGTGGACGCGCCAATATTCGTCGACGTCGCGGGCGTCTCGGCGCAGGATACGAAGAACGCGTTCTTCCGGCACGGCGACGAGGGCGGCAAGGCCGTGCTCATCTCGTACTTGTGGGGCACGCTGACGGAGGGCGTGGACTATAAGTTCGACAGGTGCCGCACCGTGGTCATCGTTGGCATCGGGTTCCCGTCGCTTAATGACCGGATGACCGCCGTGCAGAACGCCTATGACACGAAGTTTGGCGTGAAGAAGGGCTGGGAGTACGGCGTGTTGTTCCCGACCATAAGGCGTATCCGGCAGGCGAACGGGCGCGTCGTGCGTTCCCCCGACGACTATGGCGTGCGCATCCTGGCTGACCGCCGGTACACGTCCGAGTCAGTCAAGGACATGGCCCGGTATTCGATCTACATGCAGTTCCCCGAGGACGAGAGAAGGGAGTTCAAGGACATCAAACCCGAGAAAGTCAAGTTCTCTATGATGAACTTCTTTATGGATATCAAGCGGATGGACGAGAAGCCAAAAAAGAAAAAGGCAAAAGTATAGCGGGCTATGCACTTATACAGCTAACTATTTCTATGCAAGCGCTTATATTATATTTGATAAGCTACAAAAGAGAGCTGTCGGCTCCCGGCTTACCGGAGGTTATTGCTATGACAGAATATAGCCTTTTTAAACGTTCGATCGCCGAGCTTATCGGCACCTTCGTACTGGTATTCTTCGGCACGGGCATCGTCGTGGAAACGGTCCTTCTTCTGCAGGGAACGCCCGCCTTGCCCGGTAATACCTATAATGTCGGCATCGACATCGTAGCGTGGTTCGTCCTGAGCCTCGCGTTCGGTGTACCCATCATGATCATGGTCTACGTCTTCGGCGGAATATCGGGGACGAATATCAACCCGGCAATCAGCATCGCCCTCTGGGCGACGAAAAACCTGCCCACGATGGACGCGATCGTCTATATCGTCGCCCAATTGATCGGTGCTGTGCTGGGCTCCCTGGCCGTCGTCGCCATCTGGGGCACGCGTGCCGTGACCACCGGCCTGGGCGCCACGACCATGTTCCCCGGCGTCTCCTACTGGCAGGCCATCGCGGCCGAGACTATCTGCACGTTCCTGCTCGTGATCGCCGTCTTTGCCATGGCCGTGAACAAAAAAGCGCCAGGCGGCTGGGCGGGCCTCGTGATCGGCTCCGCCGCGACCCTTGGACTGCTCCTCGAAGGGAACGTCACCGGCGGCTCGCTTAACCCGGCCCGCACGTTTGGCCCGTACCTGGTCCAGTGGCTGATGGGGGGCGCGAACAACTGGTGGCAGTTCCCGATCTACGTGATCGGGCCCATCCTGGGCGGATTGATCGCGGCGTTCCTGTATACATATTTAGCGGAACTGAAGGCCCAAAAAGCCTGAGTACATCCTCATGGATGATAAAAACGTTATTTTTTTATCTCAGCTCCATACGCCGCACGTCGCAGTTACAAATATATACCCCTTCATGTATCTTATACTCCAGCCAAAATTCAGACTATCGTTTTAGCTAGTGTGAAACACCCCGAATGGGATGGTGCCTCCTGGCACGGCTACGCTCCATTGGGAGCGAAATGCGGAGTGGTTCGTCGTAAAACCACCCTTAACACTACAGAGGAGATATTAATGGCGAGAAAAGCGACAAAGAAGGTCGACGCGTTCCGGGCCAAGAACTGGTACCAGGTGCTCGCGCCGGCAGAGTTCAACAGGGCCAACATCGGCGAGACGCTCGCGGACGAGTCCCAGAAAATAATCGGTAGAATAATGGAGTCCACGCTCGGCGACATCACCGGCGACTGGGCCAAGCAGAACACCAAGATGATCTTCAGGATCGAGGAGATCGGCGGCAACAGCGCCTACACGTCCTTTGTCGGCCACGAGATGACCAAGGACTACATGCGCTCGCTGGTAAAGCGCCGCACGTCCAAGATCGGCACGAACCTCGTCGTCACGACCAAAGACGGCTACAAGCTGCGCTTAAAGCCCCTGGTCTTCACGGTCAAGAGGGCCCGGACCTCCCAGATCGAGAGCATCCGCAAGGTCATGACCGACGTCGTCGCGAACCGTGGCAAGGAGCTTACCTTTAACGAGCTCGTCGCGGACACCGTGAACGGTAAGGTCGCGGCGGAGATCTACAAGGCGACGAAGAACATCTACCCGCTTCGCAGGGCAGAGGTCGCCAAGTCTGAGGTCGTCTTCAGGCCCGCGGTCGCTTCCGCGGTGGCAACGGCGCCCGCAGCAGAGCCGGCTCCGGCTCCGGCGGCAGAGGCGGCACCGGCACCGGCGCCTGAGGAAAAGCCCAAAGAGTAACTTTAATCACGCCCTGGGAGGGGCTTTTTCATCTTTTATTATAATTTTTCTATCGATCGATTTAGTCTAAAGCCGTCACCCACTTCCCCTGCTTAAGCCCGCGAAGAGCACGCAAGTCCGTGAAGATACCGCAAAGCCTCTTTAATATCGGTTTGGGATTTATATTTAAATAATGATATTTCCATATGTTATGCGATCGTTTGTCCTTTGTTTGTGTGGTTCGCTGATTTGTTCGGTTTTTCAACACGAAAACACGAATTCTTTTATATCCCATGTAAGGGGCACGAACCACACTAAAGTGGATGCTTTCACGTCAAAACACCAAACAACCTCCCAAAAGCACGGACCTCACTAAATTAACTTGAAACACTAGAGAAAGCATATTAAATAAAGCATAAGGGGCATGCCGCCCTCGTGATTCAATCCTTTAGTGTTTTCGTGCCATTCGGGAGGTTGTTTCGTGTTTTAAGCGCCAGGCATGGGCCTTAGTGATTTTAGTGCCCTTACGTGGGATAAAAAAAGAATTAGTGTTTTCGTGTTGAAAAACCGACGGGCAGTATGAAAATGGAAAAAGCGGCAAAGGACCACTAAACAAACACGGAACCATTGAAGTAAGTCTTTGCGGTCTTCGCGTAAGCTTCGCGGCCTTCGTGCCCGAAGCCGTCTTCGCGGACTTAGCAAGC includes these proteins:
- a CDS encoding metallophosphoesterase: MKIAVLSDTHLRAKMPQELLDILAGADVVVHAGDFITTAVYEAVKAGSKRLIAIYGNSDDEELKKTLPESVTFDAEGVRIGVVHKGRYGTDVTNMRYLALEMGVKVLIYGHLHSPVIDQTDVLLLCPGSPIFPRMADPTIFMLNVDKGEVHVDVIKTNTGQMCKSIDFARSLGKE
- a CDS encoding ATP-dependent DNA helicase, with the translated sequence MPPAYEKFFPKPSFYPNQKEAMDKIYDALLAGRLVLFEGACGTGKTLSALAPSLAIGREKNKKVIIATNVHQQMEQFIQEAREIKAIADIKVAVVKGKTHMCPLEKDYDECNLLRENTFELLELERDIGTLKQKDKEAAKKRNDQSFADLRHSIAGEIAAGQDRIALLKKRSCPYLMAVLKEDNVNFRDWLFKGVRSPEDITDEAMKKQQCGYELLKRYLKEAELIICNYHHLLDTDIRTRLLSWMGCTLSDVILIFDEAHNLEAQARSHSSTTLSENIVERALMEASSIKTPVKENVEYFLMLLHKTVQDAYQSKIGFGEAMSHAWFDVTIRDPRGTEDLVSEKLKSELKKRGIDIMSVLSDAIDIGLDIDESYKKDYKSGKSETRRTSSLLAVGIFMMTYLKNAGDVNYYPVLQVRRSRDGMIYGRLELFSCIPTDVTKPIMDGAYSLVLMSATLKPFDMVRSTLGIERDTTEISFGTTFPPERRRTLAVDVPPQFAKSRYLPDMVKTLTRLLEDVINGSDGNVLIFFPSASEASRYSKLLKVDAPIFVDVAGVSAQDTKNAFFRHGDEGGKAVLISYLWGTLTEGVDYKFDRCRTVVIVGIGFPSLNDRMTAVQNAYDTKFGVKKGWEYGVLFPTIRRIRQANGRVVRSPDDYGVRILADRRYTSESVKDMARYSIYMQFPEDERREFKDIKPEKVKFSMMNFFMDIKRMDEKPKKKKAKV
- a CDS encoding MIP/aquaporin family protein, yielding MTEYSLFKRSIAELIGTFVLVFFGTGIVVETVLLLQGTPALPGNTYNVGIDIVAWFVLSLAFGVPIMIMVYVFGGISGTNINPAISIALWATKNLPTMDAIVYIVAQLIGAVLGSLAVVAIWGTRAVTTGLGATTMFPGVSYWQAIAAETICTFLLVIAVFAMAVNKKAPGGWAGLVIGSAATLGLLLEGNVTGGSLNPARTFGPYLVQWLMGGANNWWQFPIYVIGPILGGLIAAFLYTYLAELKAQKA
- a CDS encoding 30S ribosomal protein S3ae, yielding MARKATKKVDAFRAKNWYQVLAPAEFNRANIGETLADESQKIIGRIMESTLGDITGDWAKQNTKMIFRIEEIGGNSAYTSFVGHEMTKDYMRSLVKRRTSKIGTNLVVTTKDGYKLRLKPLVFTVKRARTSQIESIRKVMTDVVANRGKELTFNELVADTVNGKVAAEIYKATKNIYPLRRAEVAKSEVVFRPAVASAVATAPAAEPAPAPAAEAAPAPAPEEKPKE